A window of the Polaribacter sp. HaHaR_3_91 genome harbors these coding sequences:
- a CDS encoding polyprenyl synthetase family protein, which produces MEILHYQKDFINYLESKKWVSEPRNLYEPIDYILKLGGKRMRPILTLMAADIFSGGYEKAMPAALAVEVFHNFTLIHDDIMDDAPLRRGKATVHEKWDLNTGILSGDAMLILAYQYFENYEPVVFQKLAKLFSKTALEVCDGQQLDVDFETRNDVTIDEYINMIRLKTSVLVAAALKMGAIVVETNEENADLIYDFGLNLGLAFQLQDDYLDTFGDPKTFGKQIGGDIIENKKTFLYLKSLEIASQEDKNKLSVFYNQNLTENSLKIKEVTQIFDKNDIPALVKEQIKNYTEKAFDTLNTMDVSEKNKKSLKNFGLWLMNRTV; this is translated from the coding sequence TTGGAGATTTTACATTATCAGAAAGATTTTATCAATTATTTAGAATCTAAAAAGTGGGTTAGTGAACCTAGGAATTTATATGAACCTATAGATTATATCCTAAAATTAGGAGGTAAAAGAATGCGCCCAATTTTAACATTAATGGCTGCAGATATTTTTTCAGGAGGATATGAAAAAGCTATGCCAGCAGCATTGGCTGTTGAAGTTTTTCATAATTTTACTTTAATTCATGATGATATAATGGATGATGCTCCTCTTAGAAGAGGGAAAGCTACGGTTCATGAAAAGTGGGATTTGAATACAGGTATTCTTTCTGGAGATGCTATGCTAATATTAGCTTATCAGTATTTTGAGAATTATGAGCCTGTTGTTTTTCAGAAATTAGCAAAATTATTTAGTAAAACTGCTTTAGAAGTTTGTGATGGACAGCAATTAGATGTCGATTTTGAAACTAGAAATGATGTAACTATTGATGAATATATAAATATGATTCGGTTAAAAACATCTGTTTTGGTAGCAGCCGCATTAAAGATGGGGGCAATTGTTGTTGAAACAAATGAAGAAAATGCAGACTTAATATATGACTTTGGTTTAAATTTAGGTTTGGCCTTTCAGTTACAAGATGATTACTTAGATACTTTTGGAGATCCTAAAACATTTGGGAAACAAATAGGAGGGGACATTATAGAAAATAAGAAGACTTTCTTATATTTAAAATCATTAGAGATTGCATCTCAGGAAGATAAAAATAAATTAAGTGTTTTTTACAATCAAAATTTAACAGAGAATTCTTTAAAAATTAAAGAAGTAACTCAGATTTTTGATAAAAATGATATCCCTGCTTTAGTAAAAGAACAGATTAAGAATTATACAGAGAAGGCGTTTGATACTTTAAACACTATGGATGTGTCAGAAAAAAACAAGAAAAGTTTAAAGAATTTTGGACTTTGGCTAATGAATAGAACGGTTTAG
- a CDS encoding TolC family protein, translating to MKKIILVCISTCFFFIANAQEKTMTLSLKDAIDFAIDNSYNTKASKNDIKSANEKVWETTATGLPQISATVDYQNWIKQQVSLIDIDGDGTEDELVFGTKQSLTGFVTLNQLIFDGSYLVGLQASKTYLKISKQANEKTELLTRETVINAYGNVLVAENSITILEGNIKILEKNLSDAKQIYENGFNEEEDIEQLEITLGNLKSQLNSVKRMKVIAYKMLNLSLGAPIETELTLTDSLDSLTESNINLSLVSEDFSFSNHIDFKIAENDRESKRLLVRLEQSKALPSLSAFVNYGYSGYSNNFTFFDNDQKWFESSLLGVSLNIPIFSSLGRSSKTKQAKIALETADIKLEETKQRLELLAEKAKSEYQLSIENYNTAKKNVGLAERIEKKQRIKFFEGISTSFDLLQAQNQLYSQQQSYIQSMLDVIASKAALENALNTPIKQ from the coding sequence ATGAAAAAAATAATTCTGGTATGCATAAGTACCTGTTTTTTCTTTATTGCCAATGCACAAGAAAAAACAATGACCTTATCATTAAAAGATGCTATAGATTTTGCTATTGACAATAGTTACAATACAAAGGCTTCTAAAAATGATATTAAATCTGCAAATGAAAAAGTATGGGAAACAACCGCAACGGGTTTACCTCAAATTAGCGCCACAGTAGATTATCAAAATTGGATAAAACAACAAGTAAGTTTAATTGATATTGATGGAGACGGAACTGAGGATGAATTGGTTTTTGGAACAAAACAAAGTTTAACCGGTTTTGTAACTCTAAATCAATTAATTTTCGATGGTTCTTATTTAGTAGGGTTACAGGCCTCTAAGACCTATTTAAAAATTTCTAAACAAGCAAACGAAAAAACAGAACTTTTAACTAGAGAAACTGTTATAAATGCATACGGAAACGTATTAGTCGCAGAAAATAGTATTACAATTTTAGAAGGAAACATTAAAATTCTTGAAAAAAATTTAAGTGATGCAAAACAAATCTATGAAAACGGATTTAATGAAGAAGAAGACATAGAACAACTAGAAATTACTTTAGGAAACTTAAAAAGTCAACTAAACAGTGTTAAACGAATGAAAGTTATAGCTTATAAAATGCTAAACCTTTCTTTAGGAGCTCCAATTGAAACAGAACTTACGTTAACAGATTCTTTAGATTCATTAACTGAAAGCAACATTAACTTAAGTTTAGTTTCAGAAGATTTTAGCTTCTCTAATCATATCGATTTTAAAATAGCAGAGAACGATAGAGAATCTAAACGTTTATTAGTTCGCTTAGAACAAAGTAAAGCACTACCTAGCTTATCAGCTTTTGTAAACTACGGATATTCTGGTTACTCAAACAATTTTACTTTCTTTGATAATGATCAGAAATGGTTTGAATCTTCTCTTTTAGGAGTCAGCTTAAACATACCTATTTTTAGTAGTTTAGGAAGAAGTTCTAAAACAAAGCAAGCAAAAATTGCTTTAGAAACAGCAGATATTAAGCTAGAAGAAACCAAACAACGTTTAGAATTATTAGCTGAAAAAGCAAAAAGCGAGTATCAACTAAGTATTGAAAACTATAATACTGCTAAAAAGAATGTTGGTTTAGCAGAAAGAATAGAAAAGAAACAAAGAATTAAATTTTTTGAAGGAATTTCTACTAGTTTCGATTTACTACAAGCACAAAACCAACTATACTCACAACAACAATCGTACATACAATCTATGTTAGATGTAATTGCTAGTAAAGCAGCATTAGAAAACGCACTAAACACCCCAATTAAACAATAA
- a CDS encoding TetR/AcrR family transcriptional regulator, which translates to MRDKILEKSNELFLNLGFKSVTMDEIASALGVSKKTIYKYFKNKTELINAVTHHMFNVICSGINGICELNLNPIDELFSIKRVVLNNLKDEKSSPIYQLQKYYPKIYASLKQKQFHVMQDCVIANLKKGIEIGLYRESINLEFVSRIYFNGIIGLKDKDLFPLTDYSMNTLMNYFLEYHLRGICTIKGIHQLENQLKQK; encoded by the coding sequence ATGAGAGATAAAATATTAGAAAAATCAAATGAACTCTTCTTAAACCTAGGCTTTAAGAGTGTTACTATGGACGAAATTGCCAGTGCTTTAGGCGTCTCTAAAAAGACGATCTATAAGTATTTTAAAAACAAAACAGAACTTATAAACGCTGTTACACACCATATGTTTAACGTTATCTGTTCTGGAATAAATGGTATATGTGAATTAAATCTAAACCCGATTGATGAACTTTTCTCGATAAAAAGAGTAGTTTTAAACAATTTAAAAGATGAAAAATCTTCACCTATATATCAACTTCAAAAATACTACCCTAAAATTTATGCTTCTTTAAAGCAAAAGCAATTTCATGTAATGCAAGATTGCGTTATTGCCAATTTAAAAAAAGGTATAGAAATTGGCTTATACAGAGAATCTATAAACTTAGAGTTTGTATCTAGAATATATTTTAACGGAATAATAGGCTTAAAGGATAAAGATTTATTTCCATTAACAGATTATTCTATGAACACTTTAATGAATTATTTTTTAGAATACCATTTACGAGGAATTTGTACAATTAAAGGAATACATCAATTAGAAAACCAATTAAAACAGAAATAA
- a CDS encoding efflux RND transporter periplasmic adaptor subunit, with product MRKIYTLLAFTLVLISCGEKKPTSVAAIISVGDLKELTAKKKEITANLETINADLEAINNAIAKKDTLKKLPLITTFTAKEAVFKHYLEIQGSVKTKQNILVYPEMPGILQKVYVKEGQKVSKGQLLATIDDGGIGNQVAQLEATTQLAKTTFERQKRLWEQKIGSEIQFLQTKTNYESQRNSLKQLKSQQNKASIRAPFSGVIDDVMKEAGTVIAPGQGSEIFRIVNLDNMYVEAEVPERYITSIQKNKEVKIEFPVLGASVDSKVRQVGSFINPNNRSFRIEVPVENKSGNVKPNLTAKLQVNDYTDENAILIPQSIISENANGEQFIYTIKNKKSNNEATAERVIIKTGKTQGNFIEVLENLPAGTEIIDEGARSVNNGQVVKVINK from the coding sequence ATGAGAAAAATATATACATTATTAGCATTTACACTTGTTTTAATATCTTGTGGAGAAAAAAAACCAACATCAGTTGCAGCCATCATTTCTGTTGGAGATTTAAAAGAATTAACCGCTAAAAAGAAAGAAATTACAGCAAATTTAGAAACTATAAATGCAGATTTAGAAGCTATAAATAATGCAATTGCTAAAAAAGACACGCTTAAGAAACTTCCTTTAATTACCACTTTTACAGCAAAAGAGGCCGTTTTTAAACATTATTTAGAAATACAAGGAAGTGTAAAGACCAAACAAAACATTTTAGTTTACCCAGAAATGCCTGGAATTCTACAAAAAGTTTATGTTAAAGAAGGTCAGAAAGTTTCTAAAGGACAATTATTAGCAACTATAGATGATGGTGGTATAGGCAATCAGGTTGCACAATTAGAAGCAACTACACAATTAGCAAAAACTACATTTGAACGTCAAAAACGTTTATGGGAACAAAAAATAGGGTCGGAAATTCAGTTTTTACAAACTAAAACGAATTATGAGTCTCAAAGAAACTCTTTAAAGCAGCTAAAAAGTCAACAAAACAAAGCATCTATTAGAGCGCCATTTTCTGGAGTTATAGATGATGTTATGAAAGAAGCTGGAACCGTAATTGCTCCTGGGCAAGGTTCAGAAATTTTTAGAATTGTAAACTTAGATAATATGTATGTAGAAGCAGAAGTGCCAGAAAGATACATAACAAGTATTCAAAAAAATAAAGAAGTAAAAATAGAATTCCCTGTACTTGGTGCAAGTGTAGACAGTAAAGTAAGACAAGTTGGTAGTTTTATCAACCCAAATAATAGGTCTTTTAGAATTGAAGTTCCTGTTGAAAATAAAAGCGGAAATGTAAAACCGAATTTAACAGCAAAACTTCAAGTTAATGATTATACAGATGAAAATGCTATTTTAATTCCGCAAAGTATTATTTCTGAAAACGCAAATGGAGAACAATTTATATATACCATTAAAAATAAAAAATCCAATAACGAAGCAACTGCAGAAAGAGTTATTATAAAAACAGGTAAAACACAAGGAAATTTCATCGAAGTTTTAGAAAACTTACCTGCAGGCACAGAAATTATTGATGAAGGTGCGAGAAGTGTAAATAATGGACAAGTAGTTAAAGTTATCAATAAATAA
- a CDS encoding efflux RND transporter permease subunit, with protein MTKQKKQVDKEFKLSAWAIHNKTTVYVLMGVLFFYGISAYLSMARENFPEVKETKIYISTAYPGNTAEDIEKLITDPIEDKVKTISNVVEVTSTSQEDYSMVIVEFDENITVELAKQKVKDELSTETSSEDWPTFNDAKVEPNVFNLSMSEEIAILNINISGDYPVHKLKEFAEYLQDDIEDLAEIKKADIRGAQEKEVEVAVDIYKMMAAKVSFNDITSAISNGNVTMSAGNFITSGQRRTVRIIGEIDEPNDLENFVIKSEFDNPIYLKDVATVSFKDKDKTTFARERGQEVVMLDVKKRAGENMVAASEQIQVIVSDAIDNYFPRDLSVTITNDQSNKTIGQVDDLVNNIIFGVILVVTVLMFFLGFKNAVFVGFAIPMSMFMSLMILNLLGYTMNTMILFGLIMGLGMLVDNGIVVVENVYRLMDEEGMNRIDAAKKGISEIAFPIIISTATTVAAFIPLGLWPGVMGDFMVLLPITLSTVLGSSLLVAIFFNSVLVSQFMSVEDVDMPIKKIAIVTGVMAVIGILILIAGGTYSAIGALMIFVAVMLWVYRLFLRGWANSFQTKVLPVLERWYESSLRFSLRGKTPYFLVIGTTILLFASFIAFGWSLGTQRTKVEFFPDNKPNQIIVYIEYPEGTDIQKTNAITKQIEEKVEGVLYADEYMDGDYNFMVESLISQVGEGAGNPQTDGGSAAEMPHKGKVTASMREYKYRRGLDSELMRQKVQTALVGIYPGVLISVEKDANGPPAGSPINIEIEGDDYAELIHVAQRMRDFINTKSISGIDELKIDVNRDKPGMEVIVDRKKAGELGVSTGQVGQQLRASIFGNKAGVYKEDGDDYDIYVRFNKEDRYNKSAIFNQNIIFRDMASGKIKEIPVSTVATQSNNSGFSAIKHKDIKRLVTVYSALSPGETDAGAVVGKIREEMKNFKDLPKGIKIDYTGQLEEQNKQMLFLVGAFFTGLALIFFILIFQFNSVSKPGIIMLAIFLSFIGVFGGIVISGSSFVIMMTMMGIISLAGIVVNNGVVLLDYAQLLIDRKKGELEIDHEDYLDKQMLFEAIVNAGRARLRPVLLTAITTILGLIPLAIGLNINFFSLFTEYNPHIYMGGDNVVFWGPLAWTVIYGLLIATFLTLIVVPVLFYLVTLFKMWIRTKTTSNEMVSQEVIIENKRIDEKNQI; from the coding sequence ATGACAAAACAAAAAAAACAAGTCGATAAAGAGTTTAAGTTATCCGCTTGGGCAATTCACAATAAAACTACTGTTTACGTGCTAATGGGAGTTTTATTTTTCTACGGTATTTCTGCTTACTTAAGTATGGCCCGAGAGAATTTCCCTGAAGTTAAAGAAACCAAGATATATATTAGTACTGCTTACCCTGGTAACACTGCAGAAGATATAGAGAAACTAATTACAGACCCGATAGAAGATAAAGTAAAAACCATTAGTAATGTGGTAGAAGTTACCTCAACCTCTCAAGAAGATTACTCTATGGTAATTGTTGAGTTTGATGAAAACATTACCGTAGAACTAGCTAAACAAAAGGTTAAAGACGAGCTTTCTACAGAAACATCTAGTGAAGATTGGCCTACTTTTAATGATGCTAAAGTAGAGCCTAATGTATTCAATTTAAGTATGTCTGAAGAAATAGCCATCTTAAATATTAATATTTCTGGAGACTACCCTGTTCATAAATTAAAAGAATTTGCAGAATATTTACAAGATGATATTGAGGATTTAGCTGAAATTAAAAAAGCTGATATTAGAGGTGCTCAAGAAAAAGAAGTAGAAGTTGCTGTAGATATATATAAAATGATGGCTGCAAAAGTTAGTTTTAACGACATAACTTCTGCAATTAGCAATGGAAACGTAACCATGTCTGCTGGTAATTTTATTACCTCTGGACAAAGAAGAACGGTAAGAATTATTGGTGAAATTGACGAACCAAATGATTTAGAGAATTTTGTAATAAAATCTGAATTCGACAATCCTATATATTTAAAAGACGTAGCAACCGTTTCTTTTAAAGACAAAGACAAAACAACATTTGCCAGAGAAAGAGGACAAGAGGTTGTAATGTTAGATGTTAAAAAACGTGCTGGAGAAAATATGGTTGCAGCTTCAGAGCAAATACAAGTAATTGTAAGCGATGCTATTGATAATTATTTCCCTCGTGATTTAAGTGTTACCATTACCAACGATCAATCTAATAAAACCATCGGTCAGGTAGACGATTTAGTAAACAACATTATTTTCGGGGTTATTTTAGTAGTGACTGTTTTAATGTTTTTCTTAGGATTTAAAAATGCAGTATTTGTTGGTTTTGCCATACCAATGTCTATGTTTATGTCTTTAATGATTTTAAACTTGTTAGGTTACACCATGAACACCATGATTCTTTTCGGATTAATTATGGGACTGGGAATGCTGGTAGATAACGGAATTGTCGTCGTCGAAAACGTATATCGTTTAATGGACGAAGAAGGCATGAATAGAATTGATGCGGCTAAAAAAGGAATTAGCGAAATTGCATTTCCTATTATCATTTCTACTGCAACAACCGTTGCCGCATTTATACCCTTAGGTCTTTGGCCTGGTGTAATGGGTGATTTTATGGTTTTATTACCAATTACATTATCTACCGTTTTAGGTTCATCATTATTAGTAGCAATATTCTTTAACTCTGTATTGGTCTCTCAATTTATGAGTGTTGAAGATGTAGACATGCCTATTAAAAAGATTGCAATCGTAACAGGTGTTATGGCAGTAATAGGTATCTTAATTTTAATTGCAGGCGGAACTTACAGTGCCATTGGTGCATTAATGATTTTTGTAGCAGTAATGCTTTGGGTGTATCGTTTATTCTTAAGAGGATGGGCTAATAGTTTTCAAACCAAAGTACTGCCAGTTTTAGAGAGATGGTACGAAAGTAGTTTGCGTTTTTCTTTAAGAGGTAAAACTCCTTACTTTTTAGTAATTGGTACCACTATTCTTTTATTTGCTTCATTTATTGCTTTTGGTTGGTCTTTAGGTACTCAAAGAACTAAGGTTGAATTTTTTCCTGACAATAAGCCAAATCAAATAATTGTTTATATAGAATATCCAGAAGGAACAGATATTCAAAAAACAAATGCTATTACAAAACAAATTGAAGAGAAGGTAGAAGGCGTTTTATATGCTGATGAGTATATGGATGGCGACTACAATTTTATGGTAGAAAGTTTAATTTCTCAAGTTGGTGAAGGTGCAGGAAACCCACAGACAGATGGTGGTTCTGCTGCAGAAATGCCTCACAAAGGAAAAGTAACCGCTTCTATGAGAGAATACAAATATAGAAGAGGCTTAGATAGTGAGTTAATGCGTCAGAAAGTACAAACTGCATTGGTTGGTATTTATCCTGGAGTTTTAATTTCTGTTGAAAAAGATGCTAACGGACCACCTGCAGGATCTCCAATTAATATTGAAATTGAAGGTGATGATTATGCAGAATTAATTCATGTAGCACAAAGAATGCGAGATTTTATCAACACAAAAAGTATTTCTGGTATAGATGAATTAAAGATTGATGTAAACCGAGACAAACCAGGAATGGAGGTTATCGTAGACCGTAAAAAAGCGGGTGAATTAGGTGTTTCTACAGGACAGGTTGGGCAACAATTAAGAGCTTCTATTTTTGGAAACAAAGCAGGTGTTTACAAAGAAGATGGAGACGATTATGATATCTACGTTCGTTTTAACAAAGAAGACAGATATAATAAGAGTGCTATTTTTAATCAGAATATTATCTTTAGAGATATGGCTTCTGGTAAAATAAAGGAGATTCCGGTTTCTACTGTAGCAACACAATCTAACAATTCTGGTTTTAGTGCTATTAAGCACAAAGATATAAAAAGACTTGTTACCGTTTATTCTGCATTGTCTCCTGGAGAAACTGATGCTGGAGCCGTGGTTGGTAAAATTAGAGAAGAAATGAAAAACTTTAAAGATTTACCTAAAGGAATAAAGATTGATTATACTGGTCAGTTAGAAGAACAAAACAAACAAATGTTATTCTTAGTGGGTGCTTTCTTTACTGGATTGGCTCTAATTTTCTTCATTTTAATTTTCCAATTCAACTCGGTTTCTAAACCAGGAATTATCATGTTGGCAATTTTCTTAAGCTTTATTGGAGTTTTTGGAGGAATCGTTATTTCTGGTAGTTCTTTTGTTATTATGATGACCATGATGGGAATTATCTCTTTAGCCGGTATTGTAGTAAACAATGGAGTTGTACTATTAGATTATGCACAATTGTTAATTGATAGAAAGAAAGGTGAATTAGAAATAGACCACGAAGATTATTTAGACAAACAAATGTTATTCGAAGCAATTGTAAATGCTGGTAGAGCGCGTTTAAGACCTGTTTTATTAACAGCAATTACCACCATTTTAGGATTAATTCCTTTAGCAATTGGATTAAATATAAACTTCTTTAGTTTGTTTACAGAATACAATCCACATATTTATATGGGTGGAGATAACGTTGTTTTCTGGGGACCTTTAGCTTGGACCGTTATTTATGGTTTATTAATAGCAACCTTTTTAACACTAATTGTGGTGCCTGTTTTATTCTACTTAGTAACCTTATTTAAAATGTGGATTAGAACCAAAACAACCTCAAACGAAATGGTTTCTCAAGAAGTGATTATTGAAAATAAAAGAATTGATGAAAAAAATCAAATCTAA
- a CDS encoding M48 family metallopeptidase has product MELKSIPYGNSRIDFCLKRNERKMLGIKVYPNGSTVVTAPIETPYDKIAVKVKSKAQWINKQKDFFMLFEPRTKEKLYESGESHLYLGKNYRLKITESNTNSVKLKGGYILIDIKDKHNKNAIEKELKKWYKSKAIIHFQNLFENRLGLAKELSEKDTSLNYKWFNNRWGSCFKDGTISLNLDLIKSPKECIDYVIVHEICHLAHHNHSNKFYSLLTKKLPKWRDSKEKLEKLLS; this is encoded by the coding sequence ATGGAGTTAAAGAGTATTCCATATGGTAATTCAAGAATTGATTTTTGTTTAAAGCGAAATGAAAGGAAGATGCTAGGTATTAAGGTATATCCTAACGGCTCTACGGTTGTAACAGCCCCTATAGAAACACCTTATGATAAAATAGCTGTGAAAGTAAAGTCTAAAGCGCAATGGATAAATAAGCAAAAAGACTTCTTTATGCTCTTTGAACCACGAACAAAAGAAAAGCTTTACGAAAGTGGTGAAAGCCATTTGTATCTGGGGAAAAATTATAGATTAAAAATTACAGAGTCAAATACAAATTCAGTCAAATTAAAAGGGGGCTATATATTAATTGATATAAAAGATAAGCATAATAAAAATGCTATTGAAAAGGAACTGAAAAAGTGGTACAAATCTAAAGCTATTATACATTTTCAAAATCTTTTTGAAAATAGATTAGGACTAGCTAAAGAACTATCAGAAAAAGATACTTCATTAAACTATAAATGGTTTAATAACCGATGGGGAAGTTGCTTTAAAGATGGAACTATTAGTTTAAATTTAGATTTAATTAAGTCTCCAAAAGAATGTATAGACTATGTAATCGTTCACGAGATATGTCATTTAGCGCATCATAACCATAGTAATAAATTTTACAGTCTTTTAACTAAAAAACTCCCTAAATGGAGAGATTCAAAAGAGAAATTGGAGAAACTTTTATCTTAG